Proteins encoded together in one Riemerella anatipestifer window:
- a CDS encoding proline dehydrogenase family protein yields the protein MSLFNDAKVAFADKTTEQLEKAKWMFTMIKFPQLTNMGINLLNFSIKNNFPFVEGIVEKTLFQQFCGGVTREQSQKVVNEMYQRHIGSIFDYAIEGKEEEQAFDYTCEEIKQNILYAAGNPAIPFVVFKPTGFGRLDLYAEVQAKKELTSSEKEEWSRVVKRYEEVCQLAYDKGVIVMVDAEESWIQTAVDDLVNEMKSRYNKERAIVWNTIQMYRTGRLEYLAEDLERAKSKGYYLGYKFVRGAYMEKERERAEKMGYPSPIQPTKQASDDNYNAGIDFVMANLDKVSAFFGTHNEKSTELVMDRMKEKGLPNDFQQIHFGQLYGMSDNITYYLGNQKYNACKYLPYGPVKDVVPYLTRRAQENTSVAGQTGRELSLIERELKRRKTER from the coding sequence ATGAGTCTTTTTAACGATGCCAAAGTCGCTTTTGCAGATAAAACAACAGAACAGCTAGAGAAAGCAAAGTGGATGTTTACTATGATTAAGTTTCCACAACTGACTAATATGGGGATAAACCTTCTTAACTTTAGTATTAAAAATAATTTTCCTTTTGTTGAGGGGATTGTTGAAAAAACATTATTCCAGCAGTTTTGTGGTGGCGTTACTAGAGAGCAAAGCCAGAAGGTAGTTAATGAGATGTATCAGCGTCATATAGGCAGCATCTTTGATTATGCTATAGAAGGTAAAGAAGAAGAACAAGCCTTTGACTATACTTGCGAAGAAATAAAACAAAATATTCTATACGCTGCGGGGAATCCTGCCATTCCTTTTGTAGTTTTTAAACCAACAGGATTTGGGAGGTTAGATTTATATGCAGAAGTTCAGGCGAAAAAAGAGCTAACAAGTTCAGAAAAAGAAGAGTGGAGCAGGGTAGTGAAACGCTACGAAGAAGTTTGTCAGTTAGCATACGACAAAGGTGTGATAGTAATGGTAGATGCCGAAGAGTCTTGGATACAAACAGCCGTAGATGATTTGGTAAACGAAATGAAATCTCGTTATAATAAGGAGAGAGCCATTGTGTGGAATACCATTCAGATGTATAGAACAGGAAGATTGGAGTATCTAGCCGAAGACTTAGAAAGAGCCAAATCTAAAGGTTACTACTTAGGTTATAAGTTTGTGAGAGGGGCTTATATGGAGAAAGAAAGAGAAAGAGCAGAAAAAATGGGTTACCCATCACCTATCCAGCCAACAAAACAGGCTTCTGATGATAATTATAATGCAGGGATAGATTTTGTAATGGCTAATTTAGATAAGGTTTCGGCGTTCTTTGGAACTCATAATGAGAAATCTACGGAGTTGGTAATGGATAGAATGAAAGAAAAAGGTCTGCCGAATGATTTTCAACAAATCCATTTTGGACAACTTTATGGAATGAGTGATAATATCACTTACTATCTAGGAAACCAAAAATACAATGCGTGTAAATATCTGCCTTATGGTCCAGTGAAAGATGTAGTGCCATACCTTACAAGAAGAGCCCAAGAGAATACTTCTGTGGCGGGGCAAACAGGTAGAGAGCTATCTCTAATAGAAAGAGAACTTAAAAGAAGAAAAACAGAAAGATAA
- the metF gene encoding methylenetetrahydrofolate reductase [NAD(P)H] yields the protein MKVTEHIKKSEGKTLFSFEILPPLKGQNIQCIFDAIDPLIEFNPSFIDVTYHREEYEYVEVRDGLLEKRVVRKRPGTVGICAAIQNKYKVDAIPHILCGGFNREDTENFLIDLDFLGIDNVVALRGDAVKSEIYFKPEKNGHTYASDLVKQIQNMNKGIYLDTSLEKAAPTNFSVGVAGYPEKHMEAASFSQDIGHLKKKVEAGADYIVTQMFFDNQKYFDFVDRCRSEGIEVPIIPGLKPIATKSQLSLIPHRFKVDLPDDLVTAITKANNNNEAKEIGVEWCIEQSKDLMKKGVPILHYYSMGKSESVRKIAEAIF from the coding sequence ATGAAAGTAACAGAACATATAAAAAAATCAGAAGGTAAAACCTTATTTTCGTTTGAGATATTACCTCCATTAAAGGGACAGAATATACAATGTATTTTTGATGCCATAGACCCTCTTATTGAGTTTAATCCTAGCTTTATAGATGTTACCTACCATAGAGAAGAGTATGAATATGTAGAGGTAAGAGATGGCTTGTTAGAAAAAAGAGTGGTAAGAAAACGCCCTGGTACAGTGGGGATTTGTGCTGCAATACAGAATAAATATAAGGTAGATGCTATTCCGCATATCCTTTGTGGTGGCTTTAATAGAGAGGATACCGAGAATTTTTTAATTGATTTAGATTTTTTGGGTATAGATAATGTAGTTGCATTGAGGGGAGATGCAGTAAAGTCCGAAATTTATTTTAAACCTGAGAAAAATGGTCATACTTATGCTTCAGATTTGGTAAAGCAGATACAGAATATGAATAAAGGGATTTACTTAGATACTAGCTTGGAGAAAGCAGCTCCTACCAATTTTTCTGTAGGTGTGGCTGGTTATCCAGAGAAGCATATGGAAGCCGCTAGTTTTTCTCAAGACATAGGTCATCTTAAGAAAAAAGTGGAGGCAGGTGCAGATTATATTGTGACCCAAATGTTTTTTGATAATCAAAAATACTTTGATTTTGTAGACAGATGCCGTTCCGAAGGGATAGAAGTCCCAATTATACCAGGACTTAAGCCTATTGCCACTAAAAGTCAGTTGAGTCTTATTCCGCATAGATTTAAGGTAGATTTGCCAGATGATTTGGTAACGGCTATTACTAAAGCCAATAACAATAATGAAGCTAAAGAAATCGGTGTAGAATGGTGCATAGAGCAAAGTAAGGATTTAATGAAAAAAGGAGTGCCTATTCTCCATTATTACTCTATGGGTAAAAGCGAAAGTGTAAGAAAAATAGCAGAGGCTATATTTTAA
- a CDS encoding aminotransferase class I/II-fold pyridoxal phosphate-dependent enzyme, which yields MNIPKRLLDKISERKEKNAWRVLTEYTGEYVDFFSNDYLGFSKEVLLEDDKVASYSKVLGGSTGSRLLSGNLPIFREVEEVIKDFHQSEAALIFNSGYNANLGVLSALPQRNDWVLYDELSHASIRDGIRLSYAQSKKFKHNDLEDLEHLLKTRKETLVAGEIYIVTESVFSMDGDAPDIEALFNLAQRYGAYVIIDEAHALGVLGEYGSGLSQVWCQHSALLCRVVTFGKGLGCHGAAVLCSELLREYLINFARSFIYTTALDRHSVSSILKGYKALKTQTHQREKLLTNIAFFKGEVERLGLSDYFIPSVAPIQGMLVQGNSQAKLLSKTLEENGYIAKAILSPTVPEGKERLRFCIHAYNTPSEITGALEIAHDFIISNVKK from the coding sequence ATGAATATTCCCAAAAGATTATTAGATAAAATTTCCGAACGAAAAGAAAAAAATGCGTGGCGAGTGTTAACGGAATACACAGGCGAATATGTAGATTTTTTTTCTAATGATTATCTAGGTTTTTCTAAAGAAGTTTTGTTAGAAGATGATAAAGTTGCTTCGTATTCAAAGGTATTGGGTGGCTCTACGGGGTCTAGACTATTGTCTGGTAATTTGCCTATTTTTAGAGAAGTAGAAGAGGTTATCAAAGACTTTCATCAGTCGGAAGCAGCTCTTATTTTCAATTCGGGATATAATGCTAATTTAGGCGTGCTTAGTGCTTTACCTCAAAGGAATGATTGGGTATTGTATGATGAACTTTCTCACGCTTCCATAAGAGATGGCATTCGGTTGTCTTATGCACAATCTAAAAAGTTTAAACATAACGATTTAGAAGACTTAGAACATTTACTTAAAACCAGAAAAGAAACATTGGTTGCAGGAGAGATTTATATCGTTACAGAATCTGTTTTCTCTATGGACGGCGATGCTCCTGATATTGAAGCTCTGTTCAATCTTGCTCAACGTTATGGAGCTTATGTTATCATAGACGAGGCTCACGCTTTGGGTGTTTTGGGAGAATATGGGAGCGGACTAAGCCAAGTATGGTGTCAGCATTCGGCTTTGCTTTGTAGGGTGGTTACTTTTGGTAAAGGTCTAGGGTGTCACGGTGCGGCGGTGCTTTGTTCAGAATTGTTGAGGGAATATCTTATCAACTTTGCAAGGAGTTTTATTTATACTACAGCTTTGGATAGGCATTCGGTGTCCTCTATTTTAAAAGGATATAAAGCCCTTAAAACTCAAACACATCAAAGAGAAAAATTACTCACGAATATTGCTTTTTTCAAAGGAGAAGTAGAACGCCTAGGGCTTAGTGATTACTTTATTCCTAGTGTTGCACCTATACAAGGTATGCTGGTACAAGGCAATAGTCAAGCTAAACTATTGTCTAAAACTTTGGAAGAAAACGGCTATATTGCCAAAGCAATACTTTCGCCTACCGTTCCCGAGGGCAAAGAACGATTGAGATTTTGTATACACGCTTACAACACACCTTCGGAGATAACGGGAGCTTTAGAAATTGCCCACGATTTTATCATTTCTAATGTAAAGAAATAA
- a CDS encoding homocysteine S-methyltransferase family protein produces METSIFNQFDALLQKRILILDGAMGTMIQRYNFTEEDYRSERFKDWEHPVKGNNDLLSLTQPQAIEEIHRLYLDAGADIIETNTFSSTTIAMADYAMESLVEELNYESARIAKKLCEVYTENNPDKPRFVAGAMGPTNRTASLSPDVNDPGYRAITFEDLRKAYKQQAKALLEGGADILLVETIFDTLNAKAALFAIDELAEERNTRIPIMVSGTITDASGRTLSGQTAEAFLISVSHLDLLSVGLNCALGAKQLTPYLQALSEHSNFYISVYPNAGLPNAFGAYDETAEQTAEQVKEYLDKRLVNIIGGCCGTTPEHIRAIAELVQHYEPRKLNLV; encoded by the coding sequence ATGGAAACTAGCATATTTAATCAGTTCGATGCCTTGCTGCAAAAGAGGATACTTATTTTGGACGGTGCTATGGGCACTATGATACAACGATATAACTTTACCGAAGAAGACTATCGTAGCGAACGCTTTAAAGATTGGGAGCACCCTGTTAAAGGGAATAACGACTTGTTATCCCTCACACAGCCACAAGCGATAGAGGAGATACATCGTCTGTATTTAGACGCAGGGGCAGACATTATAGAAACCAACACCTTTTCTAGCACTACCATTGCGATGGCAGACTACGCAATGGAGTCTTTGGTGGAAGAACTCAACTATGAATCGGCTAGAATTGCTAAAAAACTTTGTGAAGTTTACACCGAAAACAATCCTGATAAACCTCGTTTTGTGGCAGGAGCAATGGGACCTACTAACAGAACGGCGTCGTTGTCTCCAGATGTTAATGACCCAGGCTATAGGGCAATTACCTTTGAAGATTTAAGAAAAGCTTACAAGCAACAGGCAAAAGCATTATTAGAAGGTGGTGCTGATATTTTACTCGTTGAAACCATCTTTGATACGCTTAACGCCAAAGCCGCTTTGTTTGCTATTGATGAGCTGGCAGAGGAGAGAAACACCAGAATTCCTATTATGGTATCAGGTACAATCACCGATGCCTCTGGGAGAACCCTTAGCGGACAAACAGCAGAGGCTTTTCTTATTTCGGTTTCTCATTTAGACTTGCTGAGTGTAGGGCTTAATTGTGCCTTGGGAGCTAAGCAGCTCACACCTTATTTACAGGCTTTGTCAGAACATTCTAATTTTTACATTTCGGTGTATCCTAACGCGGGGTTGCCCAATGCTTTTGGAGCATACGATGAAACGGCAGAGCAAACGGCAGAGCAAGTTAAAGAGTATTTAGATAAACGGTTGGTCAATATCATTGGGGGCTGTTGTGGTACAACACCAGAGCATATTCGTGCCATTGCCGAATTGGTACAACATTATGAACCTAGAAAACTTAATCTCGTATGA
- the bioD gene encoding dethiobiotin synthase: MKLFVTGIGTEVGKTMISAILVEALGADYWKPIQAGDLDFSDTDKVRSLVTRTDVSFHPNAYALNTPASPHYSAELDGVSIRLESMVEPLADNDLVIEGAGGVMVPINDKDTFLDFIKEDYKVVLVSRNYLGSINHTLMTYEVLKNKGVNFLGIVFNGEANPSTEQIIISKTQLEVIGRVAEEPIWNKETVRKYASVFNTNFFKK, encoded by the coding sequence ATGAAACTATTTGTTACAGGCATAGGTACAGAGGTTGGCAAAACCATGATTTCTGCCATATTGGTAGAGGCTTTAGGAGCTGATTATTGGAAACCTATACAAGCAGGAGATTTAGACTTTTCGGATACAGATAAAGTGAGAAGTTTGGTTACTCGTACAGATGTATCGTTTCACCCAAATGCTTATGCCCTTAATACACCTGCTAGTCCGCATTATTCGGCAGAATTAGATGGCGTGTCTATCAGACTTGAATCTATGGTAGAACCTCTTGCCGATAACGATTTGGTGATAGAAGGTGCAGGTGGTGTGATGGTTCCCATAAATGATAAGGATACTTTTTTAGATTTCATTAAGGAAGATTATAAGGTAGTTTTAGTTTCTAGAAATTATTTAGGAAGTATCAACCATACTTTAATGACTTACGAAGTGCTTAAAAATAAAGGCGTTAATTTTTTAGGTATTGTGTTTAATGGAGAAGCTAATCCTTCCACAGAACAGATTATCATCTCTAAAACTCAACTAGAAGTAATAGGTAGGGTAGCGGAAGAACCAATATGGAATAAAGAAACAGTGCGAAAATACGCTTCTGTGTTTAATACTAATTTTTTCAAAAAATGA
- a CDS encoding beta-ketoacyl synthase N-terminal-like domain-containing protein has translation MKLDEAIGIYGFGSVSALGMHKTDIWNAYCDDKSYLKKELSNGETTLMGKLHDSVIPHLNALKEEHPSYKKLDPSVLYGILASRMAFKEAQWNTNDNIGVNLGSSRGATESFEKFYQTFLETGKTPTLTSPLTTLGNISTWVLQDLGITGPDFSHSITCSTALHSVLNGIAWIKAGFTNQFLVGGAEASLTPFSIAQMKALKIYSHRLGENYPCLAGDISKTENTMVLGEGAGSMAIGKLTGERPPFAYITGIGVASEPLTHNISISERAECLRMTMEMATRNIDKSKVDAIVMHSPGTIKGDTSEKFAIEDVFTPHNIPFFTTNKWKIGHTFGASGILSLELALLMLEHQQLIEVPFIEKQNITKEKKINNILVNAVGFGGNAVSLLISKEID, from the coding sequence ATGAAGCTAGACGAGGCTATTGGTATTTACGGATTTGGCAGTGTATCTGCTCTAGGCATGCACAAAACAGACATTTGGAATGCCTATTGTGATGACAAATCCTACTTAAAAAAAGAACTTTCCAACGGAGAGACTACCTTAATGGGAAAACTGCATGATAGCGTAATACCTCATCTGAATGCTTTAAAAGAAGAACACCCTTCTTACAAAAAGCTAGACCCTTCTGTACTGTACGGTATACTTGCTTCAAGAATGGCCTTTAAAGAAGCCCAATGGAATACTAACGATAATATTGGGGTAAATTTAGGTTCCTCCAGAGGTGCTACTGAAAGTTTTGAAAAATTCTACCAAACCTTTTTAGAAACAGGAAAAACTCCTACCCTAACCTCTCCGCTTACCACTTTGGGTAATATCTCAACTTGGGTGCTTCAGGATTTAGGCATTACAGGTCCAGACTTTTCTCATTCCATTACTTGCTCTACGGCTTTACATTCTGTACTCAACGGCATTGCGTGGATAAAAGCTGGATTTACCAATCAGTTTTTGGTAGGTGGTGCCGAGGCTTCTTTAACGCCGTTTAGTATCGCTCAAATGAAAGCCCTTAAAATCTACTCTCATCGCCTAGGCGAAAACTATCCTTGCCTTGCTGGAGATATTTCTAAAACAGAAAATACGATGGTCTTAGGCGAAGGTGCTGGTTCTATGGCGATCGGTAAACTCACAGGCGAAAGACCACCATTCGCTTATATTACAGGAATAGGCGTTGCTTCGGAGCCTTTAACCCATAACATTTCTATTTCCGAAAGGGCTGAATGCCTTAGAATGACGATGGAAATGGCAACTCGAAATATTGACAAGTCTAAAGTAGATGCCATCGTGATGCATTCTCCTGGAACTATTAAAGGTGATACCTCCGAAAAATTTGCCATAGAAGATGTTTTTACACCTCATAACATTCCTTTCTTTACCACTAATAAATGGAAAATAGGGCACACCTTTGGAGCTTCTGGAATTTTGAGTTTAGAATTGGCTTTGCTAATGTTAGAGCACCAACAACTCATTGAAGTTCCTTTTATTGAAAAACAAAACATAACCAAAGAAAAGAAAATCAATAATATACTAGTAAATGCTGTTGGATTTGGAGGAAATGCTGTAAGCCTATTGATTTCAAAAGAAATTGACTAA
- the metH gene encoding methionine synthase, protein MKGNHHQLELPARPLKLSGLEPLIITPESNFVNVGERTNVAGSKRFLRLVKEGNYSEALEIARHQVEGGAQILDVNMDDGLIDGKEAMVKFLNLIASEPDIARIPIMIDSSKWEILEAGLQVVQGKAVVNSISLKGGEEEFINQAKKIKRYGAAVIVMAFDEVGQADTYDRRIEIAERSYRLLVNKVNFAPEDIIFDLNIFPVATGMEEHRRNAIDFIEATRWVRQNLLYASVSGGVSNVSFSFRGNDTVREAMHSVFLYHAIQAGMNMGIVNPTMLEVYDEIPKELLTLVEDVILDRKDDATERLLEYSETHKSTKKEKVEDLSWREQSLQERITYSLVKGIDRFVEEDMDAALKVSEKPLDIIENNLMTGMGVVGDLFGSGKMFLPQVVKSARVMKKAVAYLQPFIEREKDATRPSNGKILMATVKGDVHDIGKNIVSVVLGCNNYDIVDLGVMVPAEKIIQTAIDEKVDVIGLSGLITPSLDEMVHIASELERQNLEFPLMIGGATTSKAHTAVKIAPQYRNTVVHVNDASRAVNVVSSLLNKEKSNAYALNLREEYDEFREKFLGRKIEKEYVSIKEARQERFKIDWDKEIISKPNSLGIKVIENQDLEALLPYIDWSPFFRSWDLHGKYPQILEDEVVGVQARELYHDAQKMLSHILKEKTLTAKAVFGIFPAQSNDKDDIIINKNEEKIAFRTLRQQLKKSKGKPYYALSDFIAPETSGKQDYLGLFCVTAGFGTEELAKAYEAQNDDYNAIMVKALADRFAEAFAEYLHREVRLKYWGYAQDESLDNEALIAEKYRGIRPAPGYPACPDHLEKETIWEVLKVEEEIGVYLTESLAMFPTASVSGYYFGSSHAKYFGVGRITEDQLEDYANRKNISIEKARKWLTSNLSE, encoded by the coding sequence ATGAAAGGAAATCATCATCAGTTAGAACTTCCTGCGAGACCGCTTAAATTGTCAGGGTTAGAGCCGCTTATCATCACTCCCGAATCTAACTTTGTGAATGTTGGGGAAAGAACGAATGTTGCAGGGTCTAAACGATTTTTAAGGCTGGTAAAAGAGGGCAACTATTCTGAAGCTTTAGAGATTGCAAGGCATCAGGTGGAAGGTGGCGCTCAGATTTTAGATGTCAATATGGACGATGGACTTATTGACGGTAAAGAAGCTATGGTAAAATTCTTAAACCTCATCGCTTCCGAGCCTGATATTGCTCGTATTCCGATTATGATAGACTCTTCCAAGTGGGAGATTTTAGAGGCTGGGTTACAGGTAGTACAAGGTAAAGCGGTGGTCAATTCCATTAGCCTTAAAGGTGGCGAAGAAGAATTTATCAATCAAGCTAAAAAAATAAAAAGATACGGTGCGGCAGTTATTGTTATGGCTTTTGATGAAGTGGGGCAAGCCGATACTTACGACAGAAGGATAGAAATCGCGGAGCGGTCTTATCGCCTTTTGGTAAATAAAGTCAATTTTGCTCCAGAGGATATTATTTTTGACCTTAATATATTTCCTGTAGCTACGGGAATGGAAGAACACAGACGAAACGCTATAGATTTTATTGAAGCGACGAGATGGGTAAGACAAAATTTACTGTATGCTTCGGTAAGTGGAGGCGTGAGTAATGTGTCGTTTTCTTTTAGAGGTAATGATACCGTGAGGGAAGCCATGCACTCGGTATTTTTATACCACGCCATACAAGCAGGAATGAATATGGGGATTGTAAACCCTACTATGTTAGAGGTGTATGACGAAATTCCTAAAGAACTTCTAACCCTAGTAGAAGATGTTATATTAGACCGAAAAGATGATGCTACAGAACGCCTACTAGAATATTCAGAAACGCATAAATCTACCAAAAAGGAAAAGGTAGAAGATTTATCGTGGAGAGAACAATCTTTGCAAGAACGAATTACCTACTCATTAGTAAAGGGTATCGACCGCTTTGTAGAGGAAGATATGGACGCCGCTCTTAAAGTGAGTGAAAAGCCTTTAGATATAATAGAAAATAACCTTATGACAGGTATGGGCGTAGTGGGTGATTTATTTGGAAGTGGGAAGATGTTTCTGCCTCAAGTGGTAAAATCGGCTAGAGTGATGAAAAAAGCCGTGGCTTACCTTCAGCCTTTTATAGAGCGCGAAAAAGATGCTACACGACCGTCCAATGGTAAAATTTTAATGGCAACCGTAAAGGGAGATGTACACGATATTGGTAAAAATATTGTGAGTGTGGTGTTGGGTTGCAACAATTACGATATTGTAGATTTGGGCGTAATGGTACCTGCTGAAAAGATAATCCAAACAGCGATAGACGAAAAGGTAGATGTTATAGGACTTAGTGGACTGATTACTCCGAGTTTGGACGAGATGGTACACATTGCCTCTGAATTAGAAAGGCAAAATCTAGAATTTCCTTTAATGATAGGCGGTGCTACGACTTCAAAAGCCCATACAGCGGTTAAAATTGCTCCTCAGTATCGCAATACGGTAGTTCATGTTAATGATGCGTCTAGGGCGGTAAATGTGGTAAGTTCTCTACTTAATAAAGAGAAATCTAATGCTTATGCTCTTAATTTGAGAGAGGAATATGATGAGTTTAGAGAGAAATTTCTTGGTAGAAAAATAGAGAAGGAGTATGTCTCAATAAAAGAAGCAAGACAAGAACGCTTTAAAATTGATTGGGATAAAGAAATCATTTCCAAGCCTAATAGTTTAGGAATAAAGGTAATTGAAAATCAAGATTTGGAAGCTTTGTTACCTTATATAGATTGGTCGCCGTTTTTTAGAAGTTGGGATTTACACGGTAAATATCCACAGATTTTAGAAGATGAGGTCGTTGGTGTTCAGGCTCGAGAACTGTATCATGATGCTCAAAAAATGCTCAGCCATATTCTAAAGGAGAAAACACTTACAGCGAAAGCTGTTTTTGGGATTTTTCCTGCTCAATCTAATGATAAAGACGATATTATCATCAATAAAAATGAGGAAAAAATAGCCTTTAGAACATTAAGGCAACAGCTTAAAAAATCCAAAGGAAAGCCTTACTATGCTTTGTCGGATTTTATTGCTCCAGAAACTTCGGGTAAGCAAGATTATTTGGGGTTGTTTTGTGTAACGGCTGGTTTTGGTACAGAAGAATTAGCTAAAGCCTACGAGGCTCAAAATGACGATTATAACGCCATTATGGTAAAGGCTCTTGCGGATAGATTTGCAGAGGCTTTTGCAGAATATCTGCACCGTGAGGTAAGATTAAAATATTGGGGATATGCCCAAGATGAAAGTTTAGATAACGAGGCGCTTATTGCCGAAAAATATAGGGGGATTCGTCCAGCTCCAGGGTATCCTGCATGTCCAGACCATTTGGAAAAAGAAACCATTTGGGAAGTACTCAAAGTAGAGGAAGAAATAGGGGTTTACCTCACCGAAAGTTTAGCGATGTTTCCTACGGCATCGGTGTCGGGGTATTACTTTGGAAGTTCTCACGCCAAATATTTTGGAGTGGGCAGAATTACAGAAGACCAGTTAGAAGATTACGCTAATAGAAAAAACATCAGTATAGAAAAAGCAAGAAAATGGCTTACTTCTAACTTATCAGAGTAG